Below is a genomic region from Micropterus dolomieu isolate WLL.071019.BEF.003 ecotype Adirondacks linkage group LG08, ASM2129224v1, whole genome shotgun sequence.
CTCATTGTCTGTAGAGATGTAGCAAATAGACAAGTGActtaaattaacatttcttaataataataaataaatgtatttttcctttTGCAGTGTTTGCCTTGGAAACATAAAACAGTgtgttttaacaaatatttcttGCTCGTTTTCTTCAGCTGTCTGACATCTCACCAATCGGTCGGGACCCGTCGGTGACCAGCTTCAGCAGCGCCACCCTTaccccctcctccacctgccCCTCTCTGTCTGACTCCCGCTGTGGTTCAATGGACCAGAAGTAAAACTCCTCTTTAATTCATAATTTGTCTACATATCTAGTGCCTGTATAAAATATACTGGAAGCACAATTCATTTTTGGAGATGTAATTTATTGGGGGCTATCCCCAGGATGCTAACTTTGAGTATTGTGTCCCTAAGGACCCCAGAGAACAGCTCCCGTGCCTCCAGTCCTTCCTGCTCGGATTATGAAAACTTCCCGATGGTTCCCACTCTGGAGACTTCCTACCTTGCACGGGCTGGAAAGAACGAGTTCCTCAACTTGGTGCCTGATATTGAAGAAATGAGGCCGGGGTGTGTGCCGACATGTTCGCTCTTTTGCtattattttagtcttttaggcttttcttttcctttcactTTTATGTGCAGTGATTCAATTTCTAAAAGTCAATATGAGATGCATCTCACAGCCCAAACAAAAATAGATAATCCTGTTTTCTAATCCAAGCCGAAATGATGTGAATCGATTTGCACTGCTGAACCTGGGTGCATTCACCTGGAAGCAGAAAACAAGCACTTCCTCAAAACTAAATAATTTAACTAATTAGGTCATTCTTTTTTTGGCTCCTTTTCAGATCTGTAGTGTCCaagaaaggtttcttaagcttCATGGAGCCGCGCTCCAACTCGTGGGTGAAGCACTTTGTTGTTGTGCGCCGGCCCTACGTCTTTATCTACAACAGCGACAAGGACCCGGTGGAGCGGGGTGTCCTCAACCTCTCCACAGCGCAGGTCGAATACAGTGAAGACCAGCAAGCCATGCTCAAGGTAAGAGTTATTCCTGTGTCTCAACATCTGAtctgcagcctctgccatcagctGAATAACTGAACATTCACGAGGTAAATACCTGTGTATCCCTCATTAAGAGAAAACACTGCACCAGATTTATCACAAATTGGCAAAATGTGCAACATTCAAACAACAACTTGCAAAAACTGTCTGTTCTCCTTTAACAACCTGAAAGCTTGCATGTGCATTTTATCTGATAGAAAACCTGAAAGACGTGCAGTTTGACcaatatttgatgttttttcctttcagaCTCCCCACACGTTTGCTGTGTGCACAAAACATCGAGGAATCCTCCTGCAGGCCAACAACGAGAAAGACATGAACGACTGGCTATACGCTTTTAACCCTCTGCTAGCAGGAACGATAAGGTACACACACACCCGTATCTTACACTACACCTAACGTGACTGAACCACCTTCTTCAAAAACTACATTCTCATGTCATCAAAACGTGAAATCCTGTTCCCACAGATCTAAGCTGGCAAGGAGGCGCAGCGGTCTAATGAAGAACTGAGTGAGTCGACCGGGCACGCAGGAAACCACGGCTTCCACTCTTTCTGGAAAGCCTTTGAACATAACGAGTGTTAACACTTATTAATCATTGTGATTCTTGACGGTTTTCTCTTGTAAGTAGACTTGTGGCTTAAGTCTCCTTTCATGCGACTAAAAGTTTCAGTTCCAGAGAAATTtgcctcccctctctccctccaacAACCCTCTGCCAACTTAGCTTTCCTCCTCTCTATTTCTCCtcctatcctcctcctcctcagctttttgtgtttttgtttttatgacaaTGTTTGGGTCTGAATTTGTTCCGCTTTGTTGTCATTCCCCGTCTCCCTAACTAGTAGCATGTTGTAATGGTCTACGTGTGTGTGCACGATTCTTCAGAAACTGTTCTTTCTGGCCACTAATTTTCAGTTTGCCAatcatctgtaaaaaaaaaaaaaaaaaaaaaaaaattgtctctATCAGTGTTATTTGTCTCTCGTgaagagttttattttattattaggttgttctttttttttttttttttttttttcttcttttttttttttatatgccTGCATGATAACCGCAGCAGTCCTCAGGAGAAGAGCAGGTTTGCTtactcaaaaaaaataaataaaataaaattctaaCAAATCAGATAACCTTGAAACCATGAAGGGAAAATATACAAATATCTCCAAGTGACGTATCAGTTTACATTCTGCTGCAGAAAGCAAGGCTACTTCAAGATATATTGCTGCTAATGAATTCATAGGTTTTCCTTCTCACCGTGAGGTCGGGCCGCTGCCTCTAGTTCCCCCTCTAGTCACCTAAACGGCCTTtagaaacaaaaatgttaagTCTGAAAAATTAGTTCCAAATCAGCGAGACACGAGGGCAGCACTGGATTTCCACTGTCATCCGTATGATATTTAGATCCTACTCCTCAGTCCGTGTACATACACCAACTCCCACCCTGATAGAGAGCCCGTCAGTCAGTCCATGAGTGATTACTTAAAATCATGCATTTGTGTCAACATCAAAAATACATGCTAACTGAAGAAACATGCAAAAATATGTGAAGATTTATCTCAGCAGTGAAAACATGACAATGGATTGTTCCTGTAGTACTAGATATTTGTCCCTGTCCTTTTGCTATTTCAtctcaagaagaaaaaaaaaacagggtatcgaggagaggaggaggaggaggaggaggaagatggacAGTATGATTTGTACATACAGTCTGTCCTGGGATCAGTGTGGTAGTTAACTCTCATTTAAGACATTCCTCTCAGCTCTTAGCAGTTTCTTCTTACGCCAACGTGTCGAGCCTCAGACCTCAAGAGAGCCTCGACatttgctgatgttttgttcaaTCACGCGATAatgaagacaaaacagaacattGTGAAACGGGAGTAAGAGGAAGTAAGAAAGAGAATGAAGTTGCAATGCTCTAGCCTTGAAGCAAGTAGTTAATTGATAAATCTGCTAGCTCACAGCCTGCAGGACAGATGATGTCTATCCCATGACTCCCCTCACTGTCACGATGGTGTCAGGTAAAAGAAATCTCTAAAGTGAAGTACTTCCTGTTCCGCAGCACCACAGGTTACCATGTGTTCCTTTTCTGTTTGCGTTCTTGAATTGAAACCTCTTAACTCATCTAACTCTCATTGGGttgacattgttttttattttaaattattaacattgttgattgttttttttctattatgCTTTTAATCATTCCATAGTGAAGTTTTATATGAAATATAACAGAGGGCATTTATTTCTTAAGTTCTAACCAATGATATTGGTGTTTAACCTTATTTTGCACATGAACACATATCTATGGCAAGACGAGGGCAGATCACGCGTGTTAAGACCAAGGTTACTTCTAGTATCAGGAACACTCACAAGAGCACATATCAAGGCTACACTGGATAGCTGTTTCTCGAAAGGTTTactagaaagaaagaaagaagtgatATTAAAGGGACGACATATACTCAAAAGATTTTATTTCTGATAttgtttatgaaaatatttgCTCTGTACATCGCACCACAGCTGCTATATTTGGCTCCTTGGTAAGTTATGACATTTTTTGGCGTCTCTATCTCTACAAATGGTACAAATGTGATAAATACAGATGGGCGTTAAAAACTCTGGCCAACCAACCAGTAGTAAGCCTAGTGTATCATGTAAAAGGGACATCAGGATTAAATGTATTGAAACAGAGGTCGCCATCGCctgtgacaaaaaaataattggtGGTATATCTTCATTGTTTGCTGatggaaagacagaaaacatttgCCTCAGAAGTcagaataattaattaaattacagagcGTCGCTGCCCTCAGGTCAGCCAACCTGCTGGTCAGAGAAACAAAAACCTGATGGAATTGtttctgagaaaatgttttgtctgtCGAGGAACCAAGACATGTTAAAAAATTATAATGATAAACCATCTGTGCGCACTGATCAAGGTTGGAAGTGCAGTGTACCTCACAATGTGTGTGAGATGCATATCGATACAAATACCTGTCAGAGCAAACATTTTCACTCCAGTGACTAATTTGCAGAGGTTTATTATTTTGGattgtgtatttattgtttgCAATGTACATATTAGTTTGCAGCTCTTTGCacatatcaataaaaataaaggttcAACTAACTGATCAAATAAAGTCTGTGCGGTTTAGTTGTTCTACTCAGAATGAACCAAATGATGGCAAGGCAGCCTCTTTCAGCCTGAACTGGGAGAGCGTTGAATGTACTATGAAGGTGTGTGTTTATCCATcgttaaaaacaaagagaactAAAATGTAacccactgttttttttttttttccttttccatgGGAGGTGAGTTACATTAGTGTTTCCTCTTTATGAGAAGGTGGTTTGAGTGGAATTCTGCTTTTGAATTGAAGAATATTTACTCATTACTCATGCTTAGCCAGCCACTTGAATTATGACAAAACAAGGGTGGTTTTgaactcattttattttttctaatatCAGGGAATATAACACAGAGTAGCTAGTGACATCTAAAATGACAGTATACTATTGTTGTGCTGGTGTCTTTCTTCACCTcaacactgttttttttgttttttttccgtTGATGCCTTTCAAACAAAAACTAGCCATTATATTTTCCATCTTTCCCTCTGACAATTAATATCAGTTAACTGCGTTCCCTTTGGATTTGCTCaccaaaagaaaagacaaaccaTGACATTAACGCTGTACATTATTTGTCAGACtggtttcattttcatacttattttgtaaatatctgtgTTGTATGGAGCTtgacttaaaatgtaaatatgtttactgtatttgtaataattataatccattCGCTGTATAGCATAGATGTGTCATGCAGATATCCTAATTCTGTGTATGGTAATATTGCACAATTGAACTGTTTAGTGAATGAGGCAACAATAAAAAGTGCAAACTGTGCATTAGCAAAACAAGTGCTGCCTGTTTGTATATCCTTTGTGCACAGTTTGACTTCCATCTTCACTTTTTTACATGTTACAAATTCATGATATTTGTGTGTCACCGAAGATAAGATTTACTGGTTAAGTCAAACTTAACACAAGAAGTCATAATTCAGAGATGGTCATAATTTTGAGTTCTTCTCTGAACATTTTCATAGCACGGGAAGAAATTTGATTCAAACGGTACTGGATTAATTGCACCTCCTCCCTGCCTCTCATGCATGTAAAGACAGTCTGACAAGAAAGGGGTTTAGTGCAGTAATGTCCCTATGATCTGCCAAATATGTCCAGTAATTAGAAGAACAAATTAGGCACGATGTAATAGCTGTGTGAACTCCCATTCTgcgtataaaaaaaaaaaagacgtaCTCTCAGTATAAGTGGACGACCACTACTGGGGAAGATAAATTACACTTTATTACACATAATACCTTTTTTATCAGGAGGAAATAAGCACAACTAATTGTGTATTAATTTGCATTATATAGCCATGGTTGGATTAGCCTGCTGCTATGTCCTGATTAACTTCAGGTTTCTCCCACTCTTGGCGCATGGTAACTGGAACAAACGTAAATGAATTGAGGAGTATTGCAACATTTCAgctcaaaattaaaataatcaaggtGGAAGATTTGGAAACGAGGACCTCTCTCCAACACAGGGCCTCCAAATTCAGGTAAATAATTACTTAAGTACTGTAAATTTCAGTGTTGGAAGAAAAACTCAGATCCTTTTGTGTAACTGAAAGTCCCaatacaacatttttaaaattctcCACAAGTAAAGGTCATTGATTTAAAATCCTACTATGTCTATTCAGCAGTCAGTGGAGAAGTCTCAGCTAACACTAGTACTACTGTACATGTAAAATGTTTGGGGGTAGGTGGTCAGATGGGCTTGAAGCTGCTAGGCAACAAATCCcatcaaaagaagaagaaaaaaaagaagaaatccTACTAGTACAAGTACAATACAATGCAAGTACTAAAAGCAAACTGTTTTTAAAGCagcaaaagtaaaagcactTGTTGACACTTGACTGATATATTTGATTTCTGACATCATTATATATGACATTATAAAATTGATACTGATGTTTCACAGTTTGAGTAACAAATGGAGGGTTGTGAAATTATTCATGGGAGAGCAGCAGACAAAAAGCGACTGGTTTTATCTTTAGCTATACCTTGTACCTTTTACGCTTTACttatgttttaatgtaaaattctACCTTAATCTGACAAGTAACTAATTTAGTGAGTTTAGGCTAGTAAATGTCtgtctgaaatgtagtgaagtagaattTACAAGTAGCAGCAAATGGAAATACTAAAGTAAAGTGCAAGCACCTGacaattgtacttaagtacagtacttgccAATGCACTTATAAATGTAACGTTAATTTCCACCACTGCTAAATGTATTCAGTATTTAATATGTAGAATAAACGCCCTCCGTTCACTTGTGGGTGTGCGTTCACGTGAAATGACTGACTGCCGGTGAAGCCAATAGGAGAACGGATACCCTCTGCTTAGGATCCTGGACCAATCAGAATTCGAAAAAGACATCGCTTCAGTTTGCTGCACGTAATCTGATTGGATGGATACGTGGCTTCTGCTCGCCGTCGTCACGTTGAAAAGGGAATAAGGAAGTGAAAAACGAGTAAGGAAGAAACCTGAAGTGAAGTGGACTGGTGTGTGAGCCCGGCTGTCATTTGGACTCCTGTTTCTTCACCGTTACTCTACCCGCTGAGCACTATGGCTAAGTAAGTTCCCAAATGACTTTGTACTTACTTAGATATTCGGTGAAGTGGAAAGGTTGCGGCTGTTAAATGAGTGTAGACTTTGTAGTCGTTTTTATCTGATTTGCTGAGGGGTAATTTTTCTCATTTAGTTTAGTGGATGGAGCTGTTAGCCTGTTAGCTAACCCGCTTTAGTGTTTAGTAGAAATGTATGTGACATTTAGCGGATGGCATATATAGTAGCTGCTGTGGACCCTGGTTAATGACTGGCAGGTTAGAAATCACAAGTTTGTGACTTTTAAACcatgttttcatttccttttagtAAAATATGAAACATGGGCTCAAGACAcattatagaaatatataattaGCACACAGTTATTATTAACAGTTTTATTATCAAGTCCTTGTTGTTGTCCAGCCTGTGACCAGATGCCCATTAGTAAATGTGATTATGACTCTCCTCACAGAGCAGACATTGCACTGATTGGTTTGGCTGTCATGGGCCAAAACCTCATCATGAACATGAATGATCATGGCTTTGTGGTAAGATGATAGCTTCTGTGTTGATTTCCACATCTCCTGGCAGTAAAACTAGTTACACTGGCcttcttttatttcacttaaTCTATTTCACCTGTCCGACAGGTCTGCGCTTACAACCGCACTGTGTCCAAGGTGCACGACTTCCTGCAGAATGAGGCCAAGGGCTCCAATGTGATTGGAGCAGAGTCTCTGGAGGACATGGTGACCAAGCTGAAGAAGCCCAGGAGGATCATCCTGTTGGTCAAGGCTGGACAGGCTGTGGATGACTTCATTGACAAACTGGTTGGTAGTTTGTGCTGATCTGTGTTTAAAGTCCTTTGTGGGAAAATAGAGTCCTAACTACTTAAATCAATTGGTTTGTGCTGCATTTGTTCTTCTTCAGGTTCCTCTTCTTGAGAAGGGAGATATCATCATCGACGGCGGCAACTCTGAATACAGAGACACGACAGTAAGTCGTAGAGGATCACTGTTTAGCgttaaatctttatttctgtttgaggGATATTCTCATAGTACTTATGCGTTTCTGTCGTACAGCGGCGGTGCCAGACCCTGAAAGAGAAGGGCTTGCTGTTTGTCGGCAGTGGAGTCAGTGGTGGAGAGGAAGGGGCACGTTATGGACCATCACTCATGCCGGGAGGACATAAAGAGGCCTGGTGAGTTATTACAAACTTGGTGTTGCACTTGCACTTTTAGCTAGATGTTGGATGTGGGGCAGACATGCTAAAACAAAAAGTTACTTAAGAGAAAGTTTGACACATGTGGCACTTAAGACTTTTAAAACTGTGAATATCTCTGTTTTGTGAAGATTGGCTCATCCTGTACCATTAACTCAATTTgaactaatttttttttctttttattaaggCCACATATAAAAGACATCTTCCAGAGCATTGCTGCCAAGGTTGGAACAGGAGAACCTTGTTGTGACTGGGTGAGTggcgttttttttttaatgtaaataatgtagcACTGATAGGTTGAAGCAGTTGTTGTTGTCCGGTCATCTCACAACAACGTGACTGCCTTTGCTTCTGCAGGTTGGAGATGAGGGTGCAGgtcattttgttaaaatggtCCACAATGGCATTGAGTATGGCGACATGCAACTGATTTGTGAGGCCTATCACCTGATGAAGGATGTTCTGGGTATGGACCACGATGAGATGGCACAGGTATGATGTCATTTTCagtattgtgtttatttttttttaatgccagATCTGTATAATGAAAGGGGGGGGGCGGCAATGTGACTGactgtgtctgactgtgtttcATCACACTGTGGTTGAACCACTCAGGCTTTTGACAACTGGAACAAGACAGAGTTGGACTCCTTCCTGATCGAGATCACGGCCAGCATTTTTAAATACAGGGACTCTGATGGTACACATCTGCTGCCCAAGATCCGCGACAGCGCTGGACAGAAAGGCACGGGGAAGTGGACGGCCATTTCGGCCTTGGAGTACGGCACTCCTGTCACTTTGATCGGTAAGAGGAAGAAAGGTGGTTGTAGACAAGGAAGTATCCGgtttccttctctccttttcCAGTGCTGGCTGTTTTCGCTAAACAGTGTTGGTCATGATGACATGGCAAAGGCATTATGTCACACCTATTAGGATTTCAACACAACTTCAACAAATTAAAGGGTAGTAGGCCCAATGAGCAGAGTTGTTTGCTAATGTTTAGCTTTCCCAGTTAGCTGACACGCAGCGTGGCCAGTGAGCTTCTTCTAAGGAACGCGATCAATATGTGGCTGCCACTAAGTAGATTGAAGGCTTTTCATGTGGCCTGCTCATCTCAAGTGACATAAGGGGGATTTGTGGTACTGTATGGTGCTCTGACTGGATAACAGTCTTGTtggggtggagagagagagagagagagagctcttcTAGACAGACacctattttttgtttgtttaagaaTGAATAAAAGGGACATGCATGATAAACCTAAAGTAAAAGAACAAGCAGAAACATGCGTGTCGCAAAATCCCTACTACCATTGTTCAGAttaggtatttttattttaaaatatgggTTTGCTTAATCCCTGTCAGTCCTGTTGATCCTCTTGTGAGAGAGGAAAAATCGAGGCAGTACAAAAAGcttcattgtgtctgtgtggcgCAGGCTGACAGGCCGGTAATGTTTGCATGGGTGCATTTCTGCCACCAACAGGGATAACATTCCTCACCAGGATAGTTCACTCACTGGACACAGTCAGTGAGTGAACTCAatccctctctgtctgcctgtctctctgcctgcagtTTTTAGCAAGTCATGCTTACTCAACTCTTAAGTTGATACAGTGGCAAGATCATTTTTAACGTGCCAACTGGCAATtccttggttttttttttttttttttttttctaaagtaGTAGAGGCAAGGTCTGCTTTGACAGTAGTCATATTACTACTGCTGAGTCATGCAGGTCATTGTCTTTGTGTTGGCATAGTGTTTCTGTGGCATGGTGCTGGCTAGAATAACCAGTGTAATCATTCATTGTGAGTCACGAAATGACGGTTTATGGTGTTTGGAGAgctctgttgtttttgtgtgacgTGTGCAGAGAGCTAACCTTTTTGTCCCTCTCAGGGGAGGCTGTCTTTGCCAGATGCCTGTCCTCTCTGAAGGATGAGAGAGTGGAGGCCAGCCGCAGCCTTTCAGGGCCTCAGGGGGTGAAATTCAGTGGTGACAAGGCTGCCTTCCTGGAGGACATTAGGAAGGTAGAACACACAGTATAGTACACACTTATTTGCCAGTTTactaggtacacctagctaaaactcaTGCACACTAATACATCTTGAAGTAAATCCCACCCTCAAAGGTTaatttttgttgaaacattgATGCTCCCAGTTTACAGTTACGATTTTTCAAGCACACTGCCAACCAACAAGTTTCAGCTGCTTATatatacatttcaaatgttgttaCTATATCAGGATAAATTGATAAAAATATCTTTTCCAGGCCCTTTACGCCTCCAAGATCATTTCCTACGCCCAGGGCTTCATGCTGCTGCGGCAGTCAGCCAAAGAGTTCGGCTGGTCCCTGAACTACGGCGGGATTGCTCTGATGTGGAGAGGAGGCTGCATCATCCGCAGGTACATTTAACCTCCTGTGTCCTCATAACACAGGTTTGCCTCACTGCCGCCTTCTTGTGCAACGCTTATGTCAACAGGCATCTTTCACATTGATGGCGAAAACTGTGGTAAGGCAGTGTAAGAGACAACTTCTTGAGAAAACAAGAAGATTCAAATGGAGAAGTCCTTTTTTGTAGGTGTTGGTGTAATTCACTTTGTAAGGTTTTATAAAGTTTAGGATTTTTAATTGTAGATCAGGGTAAAGAGGGATACGTCTTAATGTAGAGCCATAAAGGAAGTTGTTAGCTCTGTTTTGTCACTGCCCTGTGTGTAATGCTGGAGGGAGAAATGTAGATGAAAGAAAGTATGACCCTTCCAGTAAAATCAGACTGAGAGACAAATGAGGAAACTATGGTTGTGACACTGGTTTGCTTTGTGTAATCTGGCAAAGACATTGCATAAACCTAAATCAAATATAACACTCGGTATGAGTTGCCGTGTGTAGCCACCACTCAACCTGTGCATTGTGAGAAGGGCATTCTGCTTGCTTGAATTGAAACTTAgttatgtaaattattttttttaattaatttttcagTTATCTAATGAAACCACTATGAGCAaaatctttccttttctttgttaCCACTGTTGCCTAACACGGCCCTTTCCTCTCCCCGCCAGTGTCTTCCTTGGTAAAATCAAAGAAGCGTTTGACAGGGACGCAGAGCTGCAGAACTTGCTGCTTGACAATTTCTTCAGTAATGCTGTGCAGGACTGTCAGGTATGAGGAAGGAGAAGTGGCCA
It encodes:
- the pgd gene encoding 6-phosphogluconate dehydrogenase, decarboxylating isoform X2, with amino-acid sequence MAKADIALIGLAVMGQNLIMNMNDHGFVVCAYNRTVSKVHDFLQNEAKGSNVIGAESLEDMVTKLKKPRRIILLVKAGQAVDDFIDKLVPLLEKGDIIIDGGNSEYRDTTRRCQTLKEKGLLFVGSGVSGGEEGARYGPSLMPGGHKEAWPHIKDIFQSIAAKVGTGEPCCDWVGDEGAGHFVKMVHNGIEYGDMQLICEAYHLMKDVLGMDHDEMAQAFDNWNKTELDSFLIEITASIFKYRDSDGTHLLPKIRDSAGQKGTGKWTAISALEYGTPVTLIGEAVFARCLSSLKDERVEASRSLSGPQGVKFSGDKAAFLEDIRKALYASKIISYAQGFMLLRQSAKEFGWSLNYGGIALMWRGGCIIRSVFLGKIKEAFDRDAELQNLLLDNFFSNAVQDCQESWRRTVSTGVQHGIPMPCFTTALSFYDGYRHEMLPANLLQAQRDYFGAHTYELLSNPGHFIHTNWTGHGGNVSSSSYNA
- the pgd gene encoding 6-phosphogluconate dehydrogenase, decarboxylating isoform X1, producing the protein MAKADIALIGLAVMGQNLIMNMNDHGFVVCAYNRTVSKVHDFLQNEAKGSNVIGAESLEDMVTKLKKPRRIILLVKAGQAVDDFIDKLVPLLEKGDIIIDGGNSEYRDTTRRCQTLKEKGLLFVGSGVSGGEEGARYGPSLMPGGHKEAWPHIKDIFQSIAAKVGTGEPCCDWVGDEGAGHFVKMVHNGIEYGDMQLICEAYHLMKDVLGMDHDEMAQAFDNWNKTELDSFLIEITASIFKYRDSDGTHLLPKIRDSAGQKGTGKWTAISALEYGTPVTLIGEAVFARCLSSLKDERVEASRSLSGPQGVKFSGDKAAFLEDIRKALYASKIISYAQGFMLLRQSAKEFGWSLNYGGIALMWRGGCIIRSVFLGKIKEAFDRDAELQNLLLDNFFSNAVQDCQESWRRTVSTGVQHGIPMPCFTTALSFYDGYRHEMLPANLLQAQRDYFGAHTYELLSNPGHFIHTNWTGHGGNVSSSSYNA